The sequence below is a genomic window from Ovis canadensis isolate MfBH-ARS-UI-01 breed Bighorn chromosome 1, ARS-UI_OviCan_v2, whole genome shotgun sequence.
catgaatcacagcatgccaggcctccctatccatcaccaactcccggcattcactcaaactcatatccattgagtcggtgatgccatccagccatctcatcctctgtcgtccccttctcctccggcccccaatccctcccagcatcagtcttttgcaatgagtcaactcttcgcaggaggtggccaaagtattggagtttcagcttcagcaccaatccttccaaagaacattcaggactcatctcctttaggatggactggttggacctccttgcagtccaagggactctcaagagtcttctccaacaccacagttgaaaagcatcaattcttcagcgctcagctttctttatagtccagctctcacatccatacatgaccacaggaaaaaccatagccttgactagatggacctttgttggcaaagtaatgtctctgcttttcaatatgctatctaggttggtcataactttccttccaaggagtaagcgtcttgtaatttcatggctgcaatcaccatctgcagtgattttggagccccaaaagataaagtctgacactgtttccactgtttccccatttatatcccatgaagtgatgggaccagatgccatgatcttaattttctgaatgttgagttttaagccaactttttcactctccgctttcactttcatcaagaggctttttaggtcttcttcactttctgccataagggtggtgtcatctgcatatctgaggttattgatatttctcccagcaatcttcattccagcttgtgcttcttccagctcagcatttatatacccataagcaaaatcaaaacagtcaacagaaataaagtcagtagattgacccagtgaacaaagaaaaccaaaaattatatctaccagttaagaacaaaactaactattgcatatctattctttcttttctttctttcctttcctctcaacatatttgttagttttattttcattgctttatttcccatttggcaccttgctttagttttgttttccagtttgtgttttagttttgttcttaattggtagatataatttttggtttcctttattcACTGGGtcaatttgttagttttattttcaccagatggtcaatatcaaaatcagattgcagccaaagatggagaagctctatacagccagcaaaaactagactgggaactgactgtggctcagattatgaactccttattgccaaattcagacttaaattgaagaaagtagggaagaccactagaccattcaggtatgacctgaatcaaatcccttaatgattatacagtggaagtgacagattcaagggattagatctaatagagtgcctgatgaactatggatggaggtttgtgacattgtacaggagacagggatcaagaccattcccaagaaaaagaaatgcaaaaaagcaaaatcgctgcctgaggaggccttacaaatagctgtgaaaagaagagaagggaaaagcaaaggagaaaaggaaagatatacccatttaagtgcagagttccatagaatagcaaggagagacaagaaagtcttcctcagtgatcagtgcaaagaaatagaggaaaacaatagaatgggaaagactagagatctcttcaagaaaattagagataccaaagtaacacttcatgcaaagatgggctcaataaaggacagaaatggtatggctctaacagaagcagaagatatcaaaagaggtggtaagaatacagacccagataaccatgacggtgtgatcactcaactagagccagacatcctggaatgagatgTCAAGATgtgttaggaagcatcactacgaacaaagctagtggaggtgatggaattccagttgagctatttcaaatcctgaaagatgatgttgtgaaagtgctgcactcaatatgccagcaaatttggaaaactcagcagtggacataggactagaaaaggtcagtgtttattccaaccccaaagaaaggcaatgccaaagaatgctcaaactgccacacaattgcacttatcgcacatgctagtaaagtaatgctcaaaattctccaagccaggcttcaacagtacgtgaccctgaacttccagatgttcaagctagatttcaaaaaggcagaggaaccagagatcaaactgccaacatccgttggattatcaaaaaaaaataagcaagagagcaagagagttccagaaaaacatctatttctgctttattgactatgccaaagcctttgactgtgtggatcaccacaaactatggaaaattctgaaagagatgaggataccagaccacctgacctgcctcttgagaaatctgtatgcaggtcaggaagcaacagttagaattggacatggaactaactgattggttccaaatcgggaaaggagtatgtcaaggctgtatattgtcaccctgcttatttaacttctatgcagagtacatcatgagaaacgctggactggaagaaacacaagctggaatcaagattgccgggagaaatagcaataacctcagatatgcagatgacaccacccttatggcagaaagtgaagaggaactcaaaagcctcttgatgaaagtgaaggaggagagtgaaaaatttggcttaaagctcaacattcagaaaacgaagatcatggcatccagtcccatcactccatgggaaatagatggggaaacagtggaaacagtttcagacttaattttggggggctccatctgcagtggcagatggtgactgcagccatgaaattaagagatgcttactccttggaagaaaagttatgaccaacctagacagcatattaaaaagcagagacattactttgccaacaaaggtccatctagtcaagcctatggtttttcctgtggtcatgtatggatgtgagagctggactataaagaaagctgagcactgaagaattgatgcttttcaactgtggtgttggaaaaaactcttgagagtcccttggactgcaaggagatcaaaccaggcaatcttaaaggaaatcagtcctgaatattcattggaaggattgatgctgaagctaaaactccaatactttggccatgtgatgagaagagctgactcatttgaaaagaccccgatactgggaagattgaaggcaggaggcgaagaggacgacagaggatgagatggttggagggcatcactgactcaatggacatgagtttgagtaaactctgggagttggtgatggacagtgaggcctggcgtgctgcagtccatggggtcacaaagagctggacacgactgagtgactgaactgaacttaactgcaaggggaaaagaacagtaggaaaaggaaacaaaagaataaatgtagaaaaatagtaataggtttaaaaaataaaaaattgaaattaaaaaaaaagagaaaagagaaaaaaaaaaaaaaaggaaaactccccagaactgcaaaagcccaacatagaggcagaggtttaaaacaacaataaaaaatgtgactgaggaaaaaaaaagctcagaagcttaattagatttcataatgccaataaaattgacaactataaaagggagaaaaaaaatccaaaagaatctacagaacaagtcaaaacataagaataataaatgttttgctTGAGTCACTggtgtcagagtcctttccccctttgggagtcacagtccacctcacctaggatgccctccaacactgtgctggtctcGGGACCTGCTgtaggggcagctcagattctaatttggtcctactcctgtgtgttcttgtctccaatgtccacagctatcagaactagtgcgttttcttttgtgggagctctcagtgtccttttatatatttcatagacacagagtctgcctagttgattgtgtagatttaatctgcagcttgtatatctggtgggaaggttttgggtcttcttctgtagccacactgcctctgggtttcaactgtggttttatttccacctctacatgtgggtcatccactggggtttgctcctgaggctgccctggaggacttgggtttgcccctgtgagggccaggtgtaaAGAtgatgcagctgcttgggtcacaggggttctggcagcaccggatactcaggggagttggcggctagggcagcaggaaatacagtgctctagaagggtatggcaaccagtattggccaatacactccagtattcttggttggagaacccccctgacagagaagcctggcaggccacagtccacaggggtgcaaagagttggacaggaccgaaGCAACCCTGTGCgcatagatgcaagacttttttggtctgtggcagctctgccccggtaagagttgagcatgaaggtggcgtAGCTGTTTGGCTTAcagggaccctggcagcaccaagtgtgcagggacatgaaCCACctccaccacaggagttatggcacTCTCAGAGTTTTTTTCGAGTCTCTtatagctggcgatcagaaggcctctttggccagtctttctctgtagctccatccattcaggcacttagagtgcttgctcccttgcctggggcccttctctgttgttcagtgtaTCAGGCACATAGGGGCCCccttggctggggtcctactctgtagtttggcgtatcagtcacttaaaggagcacccagggtggggtcctactctggagttcagtgtgtcaggcgtttgatgggccagcctctctattgttcagctgccaatgctgacGTATGGGGAGAGAGAGGCGACAGTGATGGCTCCACCTGCcacgtgtgactcagcagtatcgcctggcttccatggctgcccggctttcctccacaggtatttcccaccacagtctccttcctcacctccccttggtctctccacagtcaacagcagccctcgccctgggattgctccacaactccagctcccagcctctgcgccttccaggggacctgcatccctgtctgGGGTGCGTATGGcagtggcaaggactgtctgattctcattccatttaggctgctacAAAGCAGCTGCCTTACTCTCAGCCTTAAacgtttctcctctgactcagacaattgcccaaGTGTGGGGATCGGACACCTGCCTCAGTACTGCCACCcgccgagggcaggtccagtcctacttcccctagttccttcatcctaccaagttttgcgtggttctatatattcttttctgctggtcaagTACTCccatctgctctcagctggtgtgctgcatgcacttctgtgtctgaaggtgtattcctgatgtatccgtgagAGAGATGTTCTTCATGTCCACCTgcttctctgccatcttgttctctcctcAATGACATTtttcgtagagaaagaaaaatccacCTAAAGTTTACGTGAATCTCAAGGGACTCCaaagagccaaaacaatcttgaaaaagaaggaaaaagttggAAATCTCacacttcttgatttcaaaacacattatcagttcagttcagtcgctcagtagtgtctgactctttgaggaccccatgaatcacagcacgccaggcctccctgtccatcaccaactcccggagttcactcagacccacgtccatcgagtcagtgatgccatccagccatctcatcctctgtcatccccttctcctcctgcccccaatccttcccagcatcagagtcttttccagtgagtcaactcttcgcatgaggtggccaaagtattggagtttcagctttagcatcattccttccaaagaaatcccagggctgatctccttcagaatggactggctggacctccttgcagtccaagggactctcaagagtcttctccaacatcacagttcaaaagcatcaattcttcggtgctcagccttcttcacagtccaactctcacatccatatatgaccactggaaaaaccatagccttaactagacggaccttagttggcaaagtaatgtctctgcttttgaatatactatctaggttggtcataacttttcttccaaggagtaagcgtcttttaatttcatggctgcagtcaccatctacagtgattttggagccccccaaaacaaaagtctgacactgtttccactgtttccccatctatttcccatggagtgatgggaccatatgccatgatcttcgttttctgaatgttgagctttaagccaactttttcactctcctctttcactttcatcaagaggctttttaggtcctcttcactttctgccataagggtggtgtcagctgcatatctgaggttattgctatttctcccggcaatcttgattccagcttgtgtttcttccagtccagcgtttctcatgatgtactccgcatagaagttaaataagcagggtgacaatatacagccttgatgtactccttttcctatatgaaaccagtctgttgttccatgtccagttctaactgttgcttcctgacctgcgtacagatttctcaacaggcaggtcaggtggtctgatattcccatctctttcagaattttcctcagtttattgtgatccacacagtcaaaggttttggcatagtcaataaggcagaaatagatgtttttctggaactctcttgcttttcgatgatccagcagatgttggcaatttgatctctggttcctctgccttttctaaaaccagcttgaacatcagggagttcacggttcatgtattgctgaagcctggcttggagaattttgagcattactttactagcatgtgagatgagtgcaattgtgcggtagtttgagctacaataatcaagataGTGTGGTACTGGCTAAAGACAGactatatagatcaatggaatagcacagaaagcctaaaaataaaccctcacatatatggtcaaatgattttctACAAGTGACCAAAAGAACTCAATGTGGAAAGCACGGTCTCTTAAaaaaatagtgctgggaaaactggatatccacgagcagaagaatgaagctggactcTTACCTTAAACcacatataaaaaaaataatgtgaaaaggaCTGAAGACCTATATGAaagacctaaaactataaaactcctaaaagaaaacattggAGAAAAGCTTCATGATGTTGGTtcagcaatgatttcttggatatgacaccaaagacagagacaacaaaattaaaaaaaaaggggaatACATCAAACTTAAAAAATTCTGTGCAAATGGGaatgtgcatgtatgctaagtcacttcagttttgtccaactctttgcaaccctacggaccgcagcctgtcagcctcctctgtccatgggattctccaggcgtgaatactggagtgagttaccatgccctcctccaggggtccttcccaatccaggaatcgaacccaagtcttttatgtctcctgcattggtagacaggttctttaccttagtgccacctgggaaatgcaAGGTTAAGTGTAGATGAAATAATAAGATTTGTAATCACTGAGATAATTTGATAATTAGAAGAAACTAATTTGATGTTTAGTTAAATccaattatgtttttaattagtgctttagtatttaaaataatttatattgtattatttaTGTGTGGATTTATTAACATGTCTATAGTTGTGGACtttcaggtggtccagtggttaagaatctacctgccaatgcaaaggacatgggtttgatacctggtctgggaagattccacttgctgcCAGGGCAGCTAAGCTCATAAGCCACAacttactgaagcctgtgtgtcccagagcccatgctctgcaacaagagaagccactgcaatgagaggcctgcatattgcaactaaagagtagcccccgctgcttgccgcaacaagagaaagcccttgtgcagcaacgaagacaaaaaataaaaatttttaaaaatgtctgtagTTGTGTTAGTTGATGACACTGAGTTTAACTGGGGTGACAGTGACAGCAGTTAAGGAACCACTTTCCCAATCTCCTTTAATGCTAATGAGATTAAATGGGTGTGTTCCACAGTACTTACAGGAAGTCTCTTGGAAAGAGAGAAGACACCTCTATCCTTATTACTCAATCCTGCTGTGCAGGACATGTGATGACAGCTCTTATTGCCACTCTGAACTGTGAAAAGATGAGCTGGGAAGAGCCTGCATCTCTGGAGCTGCCATACTAGATTTCTTTCACATAAGTTTCTATCTtgtttaagttatttttattttgaagttactATTATTGGCAGTTGGGGAGGAGGAAGTTAAAGCAGCTGGCCTCcaattttttggtgtgtgtgttgtgggaggCAAAGAGAAACACTCCCAGGAGGCAAATggccctgcatgtgtgtgtgtgtgtattgtggggAGCAAAGAGGAACACTCCCAGGAGGCAAGTGACTCTGACTAATTTTTTCCCCTGGGCCTGCAGGTAATTAGACCAGGagttggcaaagtatgtctcatTGGCCAGCtacctgttttaaaaataaaattttattggaacacagctatacccatttatttatgtattgtctGTGGTTGCTTTTGTGCTATgctggcagagttgagtagctaCTGAGACTGTATGGCCCATAAAGCATAAAAGATTTGTAGAAAAAGTTATCCTGACCCCTGAAATAGACTAATGATACATGCTAGGGAGAAGAGTCTTCTTCTATAGAATGCCCTGAGTAGGACATACCTGGATAAGTATTACTTAAAGTAAATAAACCCATAATCTATGAGGCATGGCTCCCTGATGACTGCCACAGAAgccatccaactctctgtgatatAATACAGAGATGTTTTGTTACCTACATGCTTCCTACTGTGTGAAATAATAACCCTCAGAACCTTGTTTGGAGCTCGTCTCTACTAACCTCTGTTTTTAAACTCTGTTCTGCCCCATTGGTCTCCTTCTCTATGCTTATGCCAATATCCATAATATTTGATTAATTGTAGAGGTATAGCTGCATAATTGAAGAATTAAGATCATGCTGAGCTTTGTTTTTGATGGATACCAAACTTTTCTTGCtgcccttttatttctttgtgtaatGTTATATAAAACTTATGTTTTGTTATGTAGTGGTATTTCGTGCTTCACTCAGATTCTTTCCAatccttttttccctttgctttttggATACTTTTCTGAGAGCCTGCTCTGCTCAAAGACTGTGAGCAAGAAGTACTTGGGAATTTATGGTCCCAGGGTAGTTCTTTTCTTATGATGAATGTGTGAGAGAATATGAAGACTCCAGCTCCCTTGCCTGAGGTAGGGACAATCCCAAGGTACACATTTCACTCTGGAATTCTTTGCATGTTCAGGATGAAGCTACCCTTTGCAGGACTGAGAGCCTAACCTTGGGTGACTTCCTTGCCTGTCCTTCTCCCATGCCCTAGCTAGTTTCCTCTCGGAGTACTTTCTTTCTTGCATAGAAATCCTTTTCTCAGGGTCTGCTGCTGGGGAATCCAACTTATGACACCTAAGAAGTAAAGAATACCCAtgaatttaccttttaaaattgaTGTTGAGATTTGCAGTCATGACAGCTCCTCCTGATATAGCTGCACACGAACCAAAAGCAACATCTATCATTGTTGCTATGGCACCTCCATGAACGAATCTAGGTACAACAGGAGGAAACGAGAAAGGTATTCAGAAGTTCTGAGAACAGCCCTTTCAGAGACAAAAATTATCCAAGCATCcaatataatttatttctgaaaGTTCCACTTATTTAATAGTTCATGTTCAAGGTACTAAATATCAAATTATGTTCATGTTCTTCACACCTTTGTTTTGTTCATAGCATAATACTGTAGTATTTGTAACAAAGCTAGAACCTAATAATAATCAGGTCACAAGTAAGCAAAAAGCTAAAATGCAATTTaggaaatttatgtttttatcaaACTAACTATATATatcattgtttaaaaatttaggaaatgcagacaaacagaagaaaaagaaactaaagattatAAGGccatctgctgctgttgctaggTCAGAGAAGGGAACTCTCCTATACTGTTGGGGGGAATGCAAGTTGGCACAGCCACtgaggagaacagtatggaggatccttagaaaactaaaaatagagttaccatatgatccagcaatcccactcttgggcatatatctagatgaaagtgtgctaagtcactcagtcgcgtctgactctttgtgactccatggactgtagcccaccaggctcctctatccctgggattctccagacaagaatactagagtgggttgccatgccctcttccaggggatcttcctgacccagggatcaagcccatatcacttgcattgcaggtggattctttactgctgagccaccttcaGGGAAGCCTATAAGGCCATCTAATGACAAACCATTATTAACATGTTAATGATACTCTCTAAAATTATATGCTTGCACTATGTCCTATGCTTTTGTCATTCAATAAtttacatctctctctctctctctatatatatatatatccatgtcagtaaatatatgtatatgtctatattACCACTTGAATGCCTTTATTGTAGTCCATTGATACAAGGTGATACTGTAAGATACTCTCTTAGATCCACATTTCTAGGCTATCATTCTTACCCAGGTATTCCTTGCAGATAAGGACCTCCTTGAAACAAGCAAACTGTCCTTTTCTCATCATTATTATTGAATATCACATATTCAAAGCCCAGGCCGTCCTCAAAGCCTCTGGTGAAGAGCTGGGCCTGTGATAATCCTTCTCCTTCCACAAGCTGTGGGTCTGCAGGGCAACCAGATGGATGCACACATGAGAAACAGGTATGGGAAAAACACCATGTCAGAGGCAAATACCTGTTCCCTGCGAGAATCACCGGTCAGCGGATGATTGATTAAAATGCCAGCCAGGTGCAAAATCGAAGGGGAtgggagagttccaaagaaacagaatacAGGATATTTGCTCCTGTGGAATTGGTCTAAGTGGGgacacagtaaaaaataaatgaaatcaaaacaaAGTACTAACACATGGCAATCAGGAAATACAGTACATAAATGTGAAGGGAATAtggaataatataataaaatacagaCAGAAATCCTTCTGCAAATAAGTGCAGTTTAAATGGGATTTAAAGAAAGTGAGGAATGTAATAGTAGAGAAGTTTCCCTTGCAGACATGAGTTTAACCTGAGCAGAAGATAGATAtcatactgaatcagaaactgagCCAGTTCAACCCAATATTCAATGTGATTATGATGCTTGAGTCTGAAACTCAGGGTCAGAACAATTATGGTTCATGAAATCAAGTTAGTGGGTTgtaagactttaaaaagaaactttaaaaaaaaatcctcatgctTCACATATATCCTGGATAAATACTAGTGTACTCATTTAGATATGTTTTCTCAGTTACACAACTGTGCACAAGTTGTGTGCTCTGGGTTGTGAGTCAAAATGTAGGTAACTtcaaaataaagactaaaaactACTGCTCTGAGGGAAGggcatattttttctttcatatccaTTTTAAGATTTAATTCCCCaaactctcagctttcttttaca
It includes:
- the THEM4 gene encoding acyl-coenzyme A thioesterase THEM4 isoform X2, with protein sequence MLRSCTAGLRSLWALRGRREGAPRLSADLQPARRLFSTEKAVHKDWALPNPSWSKDLKLLFDQFMKKCEDGSWERLPSCKHTCAYKSEDFKTYFLDPQLVEGEGLSQAQLFTRGFEDGLGFEYVIFNNNDEKRTVCLFQGGPYLQGIPGFVHGGAIATMIDVAFGSCAAISGGAVMTANLNINFKSWKKHKLE